A genomic segment from Curtobacterium sp. MCSS17_007 encodes:
- a CDS encoding GtrA family protein, whose translation MTNATGWFLGHLRRGGSFLVVGGVGFLVDAAVYNALVFWGGSGPLFAVPLLGKVIAIAVASVVTYFGSRLWTFRDRAGSQTLRSFLVFAAINVVAILLQLGCLAFSRYVLHLDSPVADNVAGTLVGQAVATVFRYFAYGKFVFKDDREGGAEAIAEIS comes from the coding sequence GTGACGAACGCCACCGGCTGGTTCCTGGGACACCTCCGACGCGGGGGGTCGTTCCTCGTCGTCGGCGGCGTCGGGTTCCTCGTCGACGCCGCCGTGTACAACGCGCTGGTGTTCTGGGGCGGGTCGGGCCCGCTCTTCGCGGTCCCCCTGCTCGGCAAGGTCATCGCGATCGCGGTGGCGAGCGTCGTCACCTACTTCGGCAGCAGGCTGTGGACGTTCCGCGACCGCGCCGGCTCCCAGACGCTGCGGAGCTTCCTGGTGTTCGCCGCCATCAACGTCGTCGCGATCCTGCTGCAGCTCGGCTGCCTGGCCTTCTCGCGGTACGTCCTGCACCTCGACTCCCCGGTGGCCGACAACGTCGCCGGCACGCTGGTCGGTCAGGCCGTGGCGACGGTGTTCCGCTACTTCGCCTACGGGAAGTTCGTGTTCAAGGACGACCGCGAGGGCGGTGCAGAGGCGATCGCCGAGATCAGCTGA
- a CDS encoding glycosyltransferase, with the protein MSERKAGVVSVVLVNYKGTDDTLTSIAGLVDQDWPADKLEIVVVDNESGPEHVGRLKASDLPFTLVEAGGNLGFTGGCNLGVAHTSGEYVAFLNNDARPDRSWIREAVATFASGRDIGAVASKVLDWEGVDIDFTEAAMTWYGMGYKPHAGSPDTGRWENETDVLFGTGAAMFIRADLFEQLGGFDDRYFMFYEDVDLGWRLNLLGWRFRYQPRSVAYHKHHASMNKLGSFRETYLLERNALFTLYKNLGDEQLRAALPGALALAVRRAIGRGELDSSSLDIRRPGNDAEPDLPVSKTTMAGIFGIDRFVEELPSMTESRREVQATRVKSDRELLRLFGNRDEPAYPIESYLAGYDKIVHSLGVLEVGQRRRVLIVTGDAIGEKMAGPAIRATNMAKQLSGEHDVRVISLTRSSQIDPAYEVVTVPHRHPRQMVEHEAWADVIIVQGHALRLFPVLESTAKILVVDVYDPLHLEQLEQGRSEDVDAWDRQILDASDTLNHQLELGDYFICASERQRLFWLGQLAGSGRVNARTYSRDPELRSLIGVVPFGLSSTPPVHTDNVVKGVVPGIGPDDKLVVWGGGIYDWFDPITLVRSMGELAARRPEVRLFFMGVQHPNPDVPEMDIVAKVRAESDALGLTGKNVFFNESWIPYEERGAYLAEADAGVSTHYEHLETTFSFRTRILDYLWATLPIVTTGGDSFAELVDAEGLGVVVPEQDVTALADALETVLFDAPARGRFVQNVARVREQFTWENVLEPLVEFCRNPIRAADKTVRASSGLPEPHEMRVRVPERRKLHGIRYDLGRAVHYLRTEGPRSVAAKVKHRITTR; encoded by the coding sequence GTGAGCGAGCGCAAGGCGGGGGTCGTCTCCGTCGTCCTGGTGAACTACAAGGGCACGGACGACACCCTCACGAGCATCGCCGGACTGGTGGACCAGGACTGGCCGGCGGACAAGCTCGAGATCGTCGTCGTCGACAACGAGTCCGGGCCGGAGCACGTCGGCCGACTCAAGGCGTCTGACCTGCCGTTCACCCTCGTGGAGGCCGGTGGGAACCTGGGCTTCACCGGCGGCTGCAACCTCGGCGTCGCGCACACCTCGGGCGAGTACGTCGCGTTCCTCAACAACGACGCGCGCCCGGACCGCAGCTGGATCCGAGAGGCGGTCGCGACCTTCGCCTCCGGTCGTGACATCGGCGCCGTGGCGAGCAAGGTGCTCGACTGGGAGGGCGTCGACATCGACTTCACCGAGGCTGCGATGACCTGGTACGGCATGGGCTACAAGCCGCACGCCGGGTCCCCGGACACCGGCCGGTGGGAGAACGAGACCGACGTGCTGTTCGGCACGGGCGCGGCGATGTTCATCCGTGCCGACCTGTTCGAGCAGCTCGGCGGCTTCGACGACCGCTACTTCATGTTCTACGAGGACGTCGACCTGGGGTGGCGCCTCAACCTGCTCGGCTGGCGCTTCCGCTACCAGCCGCGCTCGGTCGCCTACCACAAGCACCACGCGTCCATGAACAAGCTCGGGTCGTTCCGCGAGACCTACCTGCTCGAGCGGAACGCCCTGTTCACCCTCTACAAGAACCTCGGCGACGAGCAGCTCCGGGCCGCGCTGCCCGGTGCCCTCGCGCTCGCCGTCCGACGAGCGATCGGACGCGGCGAGCTCGACTCCTCCTCGCTCGACATCCGACGCCCCGGCAACGACGCCGAGCCGGACCTGCCGGTCTCGAAGACCACGATGGCCGGGATCTTCGGCATCGACCGCTTCGTCGAGGAACTGCCGTCGATGACGGAGTCCCGTCGCGAGGTGCAGGCGACGCGCGTCAAGAGCGACCGCGAGCTCCTCCGGCTCTTCGGCAACCGCGACGAGCCCGCCTACCCGATCGAGTCCTACCTCGCCGGGTACGACAAGATCGTGCACTCGCTCGGCGTGCTCGAGGTGGGGCAGCGCCGGCGCGTGCTCATCGTCACCGGTGACGCCATCGGCGAGAAGATGGCCGGGCCGGCGATCCGGGCCACGAACATGGCGAAGCAGCTGTCCGGGGAGCACGACGTCCGCGTGATCAGCCTGACGCGATCGTCGCAGATCGACCCCGCCTACGAGGTCGTCACCGTCCCGCACCGCCACCCGCGGCAGATGGTCGAGCACGAGGCCTGGGCGGACGTGATCATCGTGCAGGGCCACGCGCTCCGGCTCTTCCCCGTGCTCGAGTCGACGGCGAAGATCCTCGTGGTCGACGTCTACGACCCGCTCCACCTCGAGCAGCTCGAACAGGGTCGCAGCGAGGACGTCGACGCCTGGGACCGCCAGATCCTCGACGCCTCCGACACGCTCAACCACCAGCTGGAGCTGGGGGACTACTTCATCTGCGCCTCCGAGCGGCAGCGCCTGTTCTGGCTCGGTCAGCTCGCCGGTTCGGGCCGCGTGAACGCGCGCACCTACTCGCGTGACCCGGAGCTGCGGAGCCTGATCGGCGTCGTGCCGTTCGGGCTCTCCTCGACGCCGCCCGTGCACACGGACAACGTCGTGAAGGGCGTCGTCCCCGGGATCGGACCCGACGACAAGCTCGTGGTCTGGGGCGGTGGGATCTACGACTGGTTCGACCCGATCACGCTGGTCCGTTCGATGGGTGAACTCGCCGCGCGCCGCCCGGAGGTCCGCCTCTTCTTCATGGGCGTGCAGCACCCGAACCCCGACGTGCCCGAGATGGACATCGTGGCCAAGGTCCGCGCGGAGTCCGACGCGCTCGGGCTGACCGGGAAGAACGTGTTCTTCAACGAGTCCTGGATCCCCTACGAGGAGCGCGGCGCGTACCTCGCGGAGGCGGACGCGGGGGTCTCCACGCACTACGAGCACCTCGAGACCACGTTCTCGTTCCGGACGCGCATCCTCGACTACCTCTGGGCGACCCTGCCGATCGTCACGACCGGCGGTGACTCCTTCGCGGAGCTCGTCGACGCCGAGGGGCTCGGCGTGGTCGTCCCCGAGCAGGACGTCACCGCTCTGGCCGACGCGCTGGAGACGGTGCTGTTCGACGCTCCCGCGCGTGGCCGGTTCGTGCAGAACGTCGCACGCGTGCGCGAGCAGTTCACGTGGGAGAACGTCCTCGAGCCGCTCGTCGAGTTCTGCCGGAACCCGATCCGGGCCGCGGACAAGACCGTCCGCGCGTCGAGCGGGCTGCCCGAGCCGCACGAGATGCGCGTGCGCGTCCCGGAGCGTCGGAAGCTGCACGGGATCCGCTACGACCTGGGTCGTGCGGTGCACTACCTCCGGACGGAGGGGCCGCGCAGCGTCGCGGCCAAGGTCAAGCACCGCATCACGACCCGATGA
- a CDS encoding glycosyltransferase: MPEQHTTADDQAALYRALANGEHRSGPRGTIAFAVSTDDVDAGAGDLYVALGLAKYLQRLGWGVCTWPTSRWDTAVPEDVTVVVSMIESFVPGLVPAQTPVVAWVRNWTEVWAALPYLDQFDAVWASSSAARDRVAESYTGPTRVLPIGVDLELFSGPRPDADVGPIDVLTTVNFWGAERAGTAAIDVLAESRAVVWYGANREHLPRSARIDHRGRASFFDLPAVYGAASVVVDDVIPPARAYATHNSRLYEGLASGALVVTNCAEGLEELGLRDVPTYTDGPSLVAAVTDVDRALADRLRTVVVERHSYASRAATVDADLQVVLDEHRAQPRPDRGPLLVWATHLQERLRNAERDRDVHMAGVHDINERLLSALAAVEDGGRTIAARTAERDAAIAERDLLATRLDEVTRSRAYRLAHRVGELRRHV, from the coding sequence ATGCCCGAACAGCACACGACGGCCGACGATCAGGCAGCGCTCTACCGTGCGCTCGCGAACGGGGAACACCGTTCCGGACCACGTGGCACGATCGCCTTCGCCGTCTCCACCGACGACGTCGACGCCGGCGCCGGTGACCTCTACGTCGCCCTCGGCCTCGCCAAGTACCTGCAACGGCTCGGGTGGGGTGTCTGCACATGGCCGACGAGCCGGTGGGACACCGCCGTGCCCGAGGACGTCACCGTCGTGGTGTCGATGATCGAGTCGTTCGTGCCCGGCCTCGTGCCCGCGCAGACCCCCGTCGTGGCGTGGGTGCGCAACTGGACCGAGGTCTGGGCGGCGCTGCCGTACCTGGACCAGTTCGACGCGGTCTGGGCGTCCTCGTCCGCTGCTCGGGACCGCGTCGCCGAGTCCTACACGGGACCGACCCGGGTCCTCCCCATCGGCGTCGACCTGGAGCTCTTCTCCGGTCCGCGCCCCGACGCGGACGTCGGACCGATCGACGTGTTGACCACGGTGAACTTCTGGGGCGCCGAGCGCGCCGGGACCGCGGCCATCGACGTCCTCGCGGAGTCCCGCGCGGTCGTCTGGTACGGCGCGAACCGGGAGCACCTCCCCCGGTCGGCTCGGATCGACCACCGCGGACGCGCGTCGTTCTTCGACCTCCCCGCCGTGTACGGGGCGGCCTCCGTGGTCGTCGACGACGTCATCCCTCCGGCCCGTGCCTACGCCACGCACAACTCGCGACTCTACGAAGGACTGGCCTCCGGGGCGCTCGTCGTCACGAACTGCGCCGAGGGACTCGAGGAACTCGGTCTGCGCGACGTCCCGACCTACACCGACGGTCCGTCGCTGGTCGCAGCGGTCACGGACGTCGACCGCGCGCTCGCCGACCGGCTGCGGACCGTCGTGGTCGAGCGGCACTCGTACGCGAGCCGCGCGGCCACGGTGGACGCCGACCTGCAGGTGGTCCTCGACGAGCACCGCGCCCAGCCGCGACCCGACCGCGGCCCGCTGCTCGTCTGGGCGACCCACCTGCAGGAGCGGCTCCGGAACGCGGAGCGCGACCGTGACGTGCACATGGCCGGGGTCCACGACATCAACGAACGGCTCCTCTCCGCCCTCGCCGCCGTCGAGGACGGCGGTCGGACGATCGCCGCACGGACCGCCGAACGTGACGCCGCGATCGCGGAACGGGACCTGCTCGCGACGCGGCTCGACGAGGTCACCCGGAGCCGCGCCTACCGGCTCGCCCACCGTGTCGGGGAGCTCCGCAGGCACGTCTGA